TTGGattgaaaaatggaaaaaagcaAATTTGATTTAGTTAGAGTTGATGAAtcgaattaatataaaaaataaattagatatCAAACATACACCCCTACTTATTTCATGCTTGTCCAATTTACTTGATTTGGCTCTTGATCTTACAATACTATTTCCTCCTATACTAATCAAATGTGTTTCCTCCTATACTAATTAAATGTGTTTGTTTCTCTTGGCATattcatattaaatattttatattgttttatatttatttatatttttttcatttggtaAACATTTTGTCTATAGTGGCAAATCAAATAGAGCATTAAATGAGAATACAAGCAATAATatagaattttgtattattatgaGAATATTGATGTAGACTTTTGGTTTATGTCAACTTTGAGTGTTCCCCACTGGTTGGCTTGGTGTTATAAATAGAGCTTTTTGGTTATTCTTATAAACACTAACTAGTAAGCGTAGCAAGGCATATCACTGGCAATACTCTagcttttttgtaattttgtaagtttttttcaAATTCCTTCTCGTTTAGAACCTACTCTAATTACAATAAATCTTTGAGCTAGTCTTGCGAGTTGCGAGAGATCATCTTTTGATGGGAAaatctttaaataaaaaatctatatGCTGATAATTTGCATTAATTAGGTTATTTAACTCATGCATAAAATGTGTCTCGCAGTGAGACTGtctaatacaaaaatataagtAAATCTTTTTAAGGAGATATTACTTCCTAtgtaattgatttatttgacaTAGTTTTAGTAatatcactttttaaaaaaaaaaaatttattgtccATATTTCATCTCATAGattatacttattttttaagggcttgtttatattattgttattttctaatttttggaattttaatttttaattaatgtgaTATATGCttataatgaattaaaaaatagtcaaagtgattgaaaacaaaaccactttagctcttttttttttttttttaactaacgGGAAAATGGGAATAAAAGGATAagaaatatatacttatttgtaAGAAgcttatctcaaaaaaaaataaaaataaataaataaataaataaataaattgttggATGCTTAATTATTCTCCATTTGTAGGTGATGCTTCCAAAGATTAGGGGTGAAACACCCATTTCCAAGGATGACTTGAAACCAAGAGATCACATTTACACGTATAGGACGGGCTACATCTATTGCCATCACGGTCTCGTTCTCTGTCCCAACTTTACATCAAATATTGTTCACttctaatttgtttttataagtcaaaattgaaaattaaagatagatCATATATTGTTCTTCCTCCGTTATGAAATAAGTTTTTGGTGAATTATGGAGATTGATTCTAGCTCTGTTTTAGTGAttttgtcccatttaatttttagattatATTCACAGTTTATtcttaaatttgtattttaatttataatttaaaacacagtTAAGTGAGATcctgtttgattcgtcttaacgcaaagattattaatatcaagtattttttataatttttaactatgtaccgttagagatattaaaatttcaaaatatgacTTGGCAaatagggatgcaaacggggcggggcggggcgggtattggaattaccatccccatccccatccccatcccttaatgcaatccccatccccatccccgcggcgggtataatttttttcccgtccccgccccgatgggtttgtatctaaaaccatccccgccccacaacccatctgggtatccattcCCGTGTAATACCCATTTTCtccgccccaccacccatcaaatccccgcttaatacccatctgtgccacTTATTTATATTCAATCCTTGTCTCAAACAAACGCAtaaccaaagtctcaaacaaatatacatgtctAAACGGGAAAGACAAACGCATAACCAATCGACTCATCATTAACAACTTTGAACtcttttaaccatttttatgaAGACAAATGCGAGTCCGGACGAAGAAGATATCGCATTTACAAAACAGGAAAGAAAACGGAAACTAGCAAAAGACATCCATTCGGACTTAAAATATTATACTTACACAACTTTTATCGAATCCAAAATTATACTTACAATACTTAAAACATTCAAATCAATTTATACATAACTTAATCAAGTTTGTGGGTTACCTTTAATATAAACtggataccgggtacccggtttcccaaaatttgtacatattttgAGGCGGGTAtcttgaggcggggcggggcgggtatcacctaaaacccatccccatccccatccccgcggtgggtatgaattttatatccgtacccgccccatgacccatcaaaccgggacccatcccctcCCCGATGGGGCGGATCTCCTATTTGACctgccccgcctgcatccctattGGCAAACGTGCCAAAATGAAATCGAACAAAGTCATCGAAATGGAGGAAACACTATTTATTAtcgtttaagtttatttaatatatgtaagcatgattttttttgaataatattatCGCATAcgtttataatataaatttatataatttttagatatgcatagtttaaaatagaaatgatcaaaataacttaataaattaCGCAAAATTTCAATTGTAGCAATTATAATGGAACTGAGAAATTATATGTTACTTGATGACTGGTGCACGTACATAAAGAAATTGAAgttaaattggaaaagaaattgaagatgaggaagaagaattttttattttgaccagtcaaccgttatatttaaCGGTCAAATGAAGAAATACATTACTTGGTActatttggaaaagaaaaaattttattaggtaatttttggaaaaaaaatttttattaggtaattttaaaaaaaaatttattaaatagtttttgacacttttcccaattaattaacatattttaaTTCAAACTAGTTATTTTCTAGTTAAATACCAACAAGTCAAAGTAATAATACTACTCATTTTACATTTGgggaatttttttcattaatttactTCAACATATTGATGCGACCTATGATTTTGAGTTTTGGATTCGCCACTATTGACAGGTATATACGAGGGCAATGGAAGAATAATACATTTCACGGGTGACATGTTGGGAGGAAATTCATTATCCTCATTCTCAAGCAGCTCGTCGCATCACAAAAAATGCTCAAACTGCGGCTACCAATCAAATGTTATGGGAGTGATCCGTACATGTTTTGATTGTTTCCTCCATGAATTTAAAAATCTTTACTTATATGTATATGGTAAGTGTGACCCACCTGAAGAAGTTTTAAGTTGTGCTCGTTTTCTACTACAGAAGTATAAGGGGttcggtgattatagtttaACAGAAAACAACTGTGAGGATTTTGCCATTTACTGCAAAACGGGATGTCTCTTGTTTGATCAGAATGGTAAACATGTGTCTAGAAGCACCCAGGTTCGAAAGGCAGGCCTTGTTATTGATGGAGTCACTAGCGCTATAAGTCCTCTTGGAGCTGTGCTCAAGTTGTTGAAGAATTCTAAGTATACAGAGAGGAGGATTTCTGTTGAGGTCTTTTATGATAAGTATCACTATAAAGCTTAGTCATTGGAGTACATTTTAGTGCTTCCTATGTTCCAAGTAATAAATTCTAGCTCACTAACAAATAAAGTAAGACTACTAGAACTCATGTTGAATAAGGGatcccccacacacacacatacatatatatatatatatatatatatatatatatatatatatatatatatatatatatatatatatatatatatatatatatatatatatatatatatatatatatatatatatatatatatatatatatatatatatatatatatatatatatatatatatatatatatatatatgtgtgtgtgtgtgtgtgtgaaagTATCATGTACGactttgtttaattaaataagaCTGTTGTACCTTGTATGTTAGTACGTTAACTATTTTTAACATCTTTTTCTATTTAGGGATATAGATGctctttataaatatataaatcaatACAACGTACatgttaattaagaaaaatcatagtcaccaATGTTTGCTTCTTCGTTTATTAATTGGAAGCAAGTGTTGGATGGTTTATCCCATATCGATAAAATAAAGTTGATGTGCATATTTTCAGAGCGGTCTTGAAAACTTTAGGGGCCTTGTGCaaaccttatttattttattaatatacttaacatatttctttttttattaaccttttcatatACGAGAGAGTGGGCCCTGTGCGGTTGATCACCTCGCACACCCTCAACGACCTCTCTGCATATCTTAT
This genomic stretch from Amaranthus tricolor cultivar Red isolate AtriRed21 chromosome 9, ASM2621246v1, whole genome shotgun sequence harbors:
- the LOC130823158 gene encoding protein LEAD-SENSITIVE 1-like; translated protein: MLPKIRGETPISKDDLKPRDHIYTYRTGYIYCHHGIYEGNGRIIHFTGDMLGGNSLSSFSSSSSHHKKCSNCGYQSNVMGVIRTCFDCFLHEFKNLYLYVYGKCDPPEEVLSCARFLLQKYKGFGDYSLTENNCEDFAIYCKTGCLLFDQNGKHVSRSTQVRKAGLVIDGVTSAISPLGAVLKLLKNSKYTERRISVEVFYDKYHYKA